From one Heterodontus francisci isolate sHetFra1 chromosome 17, sHetFra1.hap1, whole genome shotgun sequence genomic stretch:
- the LOC137378609 gene encoding dynein heavy chain-like has product MSNMFVNHVCYEFVKHIYYESVNHVHYVSVNHVHYVCEPCPFESVNLVHYVSPNHVHSESVDHVHYVSPNHVHSENVNHVHYESVNHVHYVSVNHVHYVSVNQVQNESVNHVHCESVNHVHYESVNEVHDESVNHVHYVSPNHVHSENVNHVHYESVNHVHYVSVNQVQNESVNHVHCESVNQVHYQSVNQVHYESVNHVHCESVNHVHDESVNHVHYVYVNHVNYVSSVNHVRYVSVIHVHSESVYHVHYESVNHVHYVSVNHVQNESMNHVDYESMNHVHCESVNHVHYETVNHVHDESVNHVHYVYVNHVHYVSVNHVRYVSVNHVHYESVNHVQYVSVNHFCYVSVNHVHSESVNHVHDESVNHVHYVSVNHVNYESVNHVQ; this is encoded by the exons ATGTCCAATATGTTTGTGAACCATGTCTGTTATGAGTTTGTGAAGCATAtctattatgagtctgtgaaccatgtgcattatgtgtctgtgaaccacgtCCATTatgtttgtgaaccatgtccatttgaGTCTGTGAACCTTGTCCACTATGTGTCTCcgaaccatgtccattctgagtctgtggaccatgtccattatgtgtctccgaaccatgtccattctgagaaTGTGAACCACgtgcattatgagtctgtgaaccatgtccattatgtgtctgtgaaccatgtccattatgtgtctgtgaaccaggtCCAgaatgagtctgtgaatcatgtccattgtgagtctgtgaaccatgtccattatgagtcagtGAACGaagtccatgatgagtctgtgaaccatgtccactatGTGTCTCcgaaccatgtccattctgagaaTGTGAACCACgtgcattatgagtctgtgaaccatgtccattatgtgtctgtgaaccaggtCCAgaatgagtctgtgaatcatgtccattgtgagtctgtgaaccaagtccattATCAGTCTGTGAACCAAgtgcattatgagtctgtgaatcatgtccattgtgagtctgtgaaccatgtccatgacgagtctgtgaaccatgtccattatgtgtatgTGAACCACGTCAATTATGTGTCT tctgtgaaccatgtccgttatgtgtctgtgatccatgtccattctgagtctgtgtaccatgtccattatgagtctgtgaaccatgtccattatgtgtctgtgaaccatgtccagaaTGAGTCCATGAACCATGTCGATTATGAGTCTATGaatcatgtccattgtgagtctgtgaaccatgtccattatgagactGTGAACCacgtccatgatgagtctgtgaaccatgtccattatgtgtatgtgaaccatgtccattatgtgtctgtgaaccatgtccgttatgtgtctgtgaaccatgtccattatgagtctgtgaaccatgtgcaGTATGTATCTGTGAACCATTTCTGTTATgtctctgtgaaccatgtccattctgagtctgtgaaccatgtccatgatgagtctgtgaaccatgtccattatgtgtctgtgaaccacgtCAATTATGAGTCTGTAAACCATGTCCAATAa